The Candidatus Dependentiae bacterium genome includes a window with the following:
- a CDS encoding rhodanese-related sulfurtransferase, protein MGKITIFYKYVDIEYPTAIVKWQKKLCVELGLKGRILIAHEGINGTVGGTDENIELYQKTMLEHPLFGGIDFKDSAGAADYFPRLRIAVRPEIVHLGLDTKRITAKDAGKHLSPEQAHEFMAHMNEDTIVLDTRNNYEWKIGQFKTANTINAPTEYFREFPEFINTNLETFKDKRILMACTSGVRCERASAYLKSKNVAKEVYQINGGIQRYTEQFPEGFFRGKNYVFDGRVTEKINDDCVGNCDRCNAPYDEPINCINAECNKQVLMCDNCQSNLINTCSELCAQLVREHKVKIRTKPSRIGCTNQSNESDPAQCSIK, encoded by the coding sequence ATGGGCAAAATTACTATCTTTTATAAATACGTCGATATCGAATACCCAACGGCCATCGTTAAATGGCAAAAAAAACTGTGCGTTGAACTCGGGCTCAAAGGCCGCATCTTGATTGCGCATGAAGGCATCAATGGCACCGTTGGTGGCACCGATGAAAATATCGAACTCTATCAAAAAACGATGCTCGAGCATCCGCTTTTTGGCGGCATTGATTTTAAAGATAGCGCGGGTGCCGCAGATTATTTTCCTCGTTTGCGCATTGCTGTTCGCCCAGAAATTGTACATTTGGGCCTTGATACCAAGCGCATTACCGCCAAAGATGCTGGAAAACATCTTTCTCCTGAGCAAGCGCACGAATTCATGGCTCACATGAATGAAGATACGATTGTCCTTGATACTAGAAATAATTATGAGTGGAAAATCGGCCAATTCAAAACGGCAAACACGATTAATGCTCCAACCGAATATTTCAGAGAATTTCCTGAATTCATCAATACCAATTTAGAAACATTTAAAGATAAAAGAATTTTGATGGCATGCACCTCCGGCGTACGCTGCGAACGTGCTTCTGCCTATTTGAAATCAAAAAATGTTGCCAAAGAAGTATATCAAATTAACGGTGGCATTCAGCGCTATACAGAGCAATTTCCCGAAGGATTCTTTCGCGGGAAAAACTATGTGTTTGATGGCCGCGTAACCGAAAAAATTAATGATGATTGCGTGGGCAATTGCGATCGATGCAACGCGCCGTACGATGAACCTATCAATTGCATCAACGCTGAATGTAATAAACAGGTGCTGATGTGCGATAATTGCCAATCAAATTTAATCAATACCTGCAGCGAGCTCTGCGCACAATTAGTACGTGAACACAAAGTAAAAATTCGCACCAAACCATCACGAATTGGATGCACGAATCAAAGCAATGAATCTGATCCAGCACAATGTTCCATTAAATGA
- the murB gene encoding UDP-N-acetylmuramate dehydrogenase, whose product MNLIQHNVPLNDKNWFKTGGAARFFAQPVNAQEFQDACAFAQQNSLPIFVLGEGANVLISDDGFDGLVIRPFLKQINHEIVDEKTALVHAGAGVTINDLIEYCFVHNLSALEEFSGIPGTVGGSVYINLHYFEFLLDQFLVSAQVIERETGIIKTVSPEWFNFAYDFSTLHDEKHYLVNATFKTKRISELETAFAQGRRTEIMRHRFKRYPTANTCGSFFRNFLPHEIEHERTGVKLPYIAYYLDKIGVKGKLSVGDAIVSHQHANMIINRGNATSTDIINLAQKMRELVHKEFNLKPHAECRLIGFRNLII is encoded by the coding sequence ATGAATCTGATCCAGCACAATGTTCCATTAAATGATAAAAATTGGTTTAAAACCGGCGGAGCAGCTCGTTTTTTTGCTCAGCCAGTAAACGCGCAAGAATTCCAAGATGCGTGCGCATTTGCTCAGCAAAATAGTTTGCCCATCTTTGTGTTAGGCGAAGGCGCAAACGTTTTAATTAGCGATGATGGTTTTGACGGTTTAGTAATTCGTCCGTTTCTCAAACAAATTAATCATGAGATTGTCGACGAGAAAACAGCATTAGTTCACGCAGGCGCTGGCGTTACCATTAACGATTTAATTGAATATTGTTTTGTGCATAATTTAAGCGCACTTGAAGAATTTAGCGGAATTCCTGGCACGGTCGGCGGATCGGTCTATATTAATTTGCACTATTTTGAATTCTTGCTCGATCAATTTTTAGTAAGTGCGCAAGTAATTGAACGAGAAACCGGGATTATAAAAACAGTTTCTCCCGAGTGGTTCAATTTTGCGTACGATTTTTCGACGCTCCATGATGAAAAACATTATTTAGTAAACGCCACCTTCAAAACAAAACGCATTTCTGAACTTGAAACAGCATTTGCACAGGGGCGCCGCACAGAAATTATGCGCCACCGTTTTAAACGATACCCAACCGCAAACACCTGCGGCAGCTTTTTTAGAAATTTTTTGCCGCACGAAATTGAGCATGAAAGAACTGGCGTAAAACTGCCCTACATTGCTTATTATTTAGATAAAATTGGGGTTAAAGGAAAACTTTCGGTTGGCGATGCAATTGTTTCTCATCAACATGCAAATATGATTATCAATCGCGGCAACGCAACAAGCACCGATATTATTAATTTGGCGCAAAAAATGCGCGAACTCGTACATAAAGAATTTAATTTAAAACCACATGCTGAATGCAGATTAATTGGATTTAGAAACCTTATTATTTGA
- a CDS encoding queuosine precursor transporter: protein MINELIFIIHSLIISVSTLCALRIGRDALIALVATLSIIANLFVTKQIALGGFIVTAADAYTIGAVLSLNMLQEYFGSKTAIRAIWISFFMMFVAAIAGHIQLWYLPAFCDSMHPHFQALLCNSPRIIAASLIAYLVSQHLDRALFAWLSQRLSGNLMIARFCSSTISAQLVDTLLFTFLGLYGIVESVWDIVLISYFIKLCAVILTIPAIWLSRFIGQHDQ, encoded by the coding sequence ATGATCAACGAACTAATTTTTATCATCCATTCTCTCATTATTAGCGTCTCAACGTTATGCGCACTTCGCATTGGAAGAGACGCACTTATTGCGCTTGTTGCGACGCTCAGCATTATTGCAAATTTATTTGTCACTAAGCAAATTGCGCTGGGCGGATTTATTGTGACTGCTGCTGACGCGTATACGATTGGCGCTGTTCTTTCGCTTAATATGCTGCAGGAATATTTTGGCAGCAAAACAGCGATTCGTGCAATTTGGATCAGCTTTTTTATGATGTTTGTGGCAGCCATTGCCGGGCACATTCAGCTTTGGTACCTGCCCGCATTCTGCGATTCAATGCACCCTCATTTTCAGGCACTTTTATGCAATAGCCCGCGGATTATTGCAGCATCTCTGATTGCCTACTTAGTATCGCAGCATCTTGATCGGGCTCTTTTTGCATGGCTTTCCCAACGGCTTTCGGGAAATCTCATGATCGCTCGCTTTTGCAGCTCGACGATTAGTGCCCAACTGGTGGACACCCTTCTATTCACCTTTTTAGGGCTTTATGGCATAGTAGAATCTGTGTGGGACATTGTCCTGATCAGTTATTTTATTAAACTATGCGCCGTAATACTCACCATTCCAGCTATCTGGCTATCGAGGTTTATAGGCCAACATGACCAGTAA
- a CDS encoding tRNA-guanosine(34) transglycosylase, giving the protein MHQPFRFELIHQSKKSRARVGKIHTPHGVIDTPNFVAVGTNATLKALDSKTVDDIGLQLMFCNTYHLMLHPGTDTVAKAGGLHKFMNRRQPLITDSGGFQVFSLAYGGVKDELKSKGQKKITNSVIKIDEEGVLFRSYRDGAPVLLTPETSVQAQKELGADIIIPFDELPPYHIDPTILRKSLERTHRWEKRSLDYHLKNANNQAMYAVIHGGINPEMRKESAAYLTNLAFDGFAIGGSLGKSRIEMIEMLKELMPQMPIEKPNHLLGIGDLPSLESAIPLGIDTFDSSHPTKCARHGLLFTFNGFVKIEKNEHKQSFEPIDRNCTCLTCTTYTRSYVHHLFKAHEVTGHVLATIHNLHFMVQLMAQYRQRILNDEI; this is encoded by the coding sequence ATGCATCAGCCATTTAGATTTGAACTTATTCACCAATCGAAAAAATCGCGTGCCCGCGTAGGAAAAATCCATACGCCGCATGGCGTTATCGATACCCCTAACTTTGTCGCGGTCGGCACGAACGCTACCCTAAAAGCTCTTGATAGCAAAACGGTCGATGATATTGGCCTTCAGCTGATGTTTTGCAATACCTATCATTTAATGCTCCATCCAGGTACCGATACGGTTGCCAAAGCTGGCGGACTCCACAAATTCATGAACCGTCGTCAGCCCCTTATTACCGATTCTGGCGGGTTTCAGGTATTTAGCTTGGCATATGGCGGGGTAAAAGATGAGCTGAAAAGTAAAGGCCAAAAAAAAATAACCAATTCGGTGATTAAAATTGATGAAGAGGGCGTCCTATTCCGTTCTTATCGGGATGGCGCACCTGTTTTGCTCACGCCTGAAACATCGGTTCAAGCGCAAAAAGAGCTTGGTGCCGATATTATTATCCCATTCGATGAATTACCGCCTTATCATATTGATCCAACTATTCTTAGAAAATCGCTCGAGCGAACTCATCGCTGGGAAAAGCGATCGCTTGATTATCATCTAAAAAATGCAAATAATCAGGCAATGTATGCAGTGATTCACGGCGGCATTAATCCCGAAATGCGCAAAGAAAGCGCGGCTTATTTAACCAATTTAGCATTTGATGGCTTTGCTATCGGCGGCAGCTTAGGAAAATCCCGCATTGAAATGATCGAAATGCTTAAAGAACTTATGCCGCAAATGCCAATTGAGAAACCGAATCATTTGCTTGGTATCGGTGATCTTCCATCCCTCGAGTCGGCAATTCCATTGGGAATCGATACATTCGATAGTTCACATCCCACTAAATGCGCGAGGCATGGATTATTGTTTACGTTTAACGGTTTTGTAAAAATTGAGAAAAATGAACACAAACAATCGTTTGAGCCGATTGATAGAAATTGCACCTGCTTAACGTGCACAACGTATACCCGTTCATATGTACATCATCTTTTTAAAGCGCATGAAGTAACTGGCCATGTTCTTGCCACCATTCATAATCTTCATTTTATGGTACAACTTATGGCACAGTATCGACAACGCATTCTTAACGACGAAATATAA
- a CDS encoding RNA methyltransferase: MRELLSLQNDHVKDLVRLAHEASERKHQQKFIAEGIRTVSTLLKSKMHLVELITTHFMLMQAQEIASDEKITVVSDAVLNKISPSSSPSGILGVFEIPQHAKNEPLSSGIVLCGISDPGNMGTLIRTCAALEKKTVVILEGVDPFNPKVIQATAGTIGLVNIIQCTWPEFLTRKKDMPLVGLVVQEGKPMHTLAENSLLMIGSEAHGIAQDYLAACDELITLSMPGGTESLNAAIAGSIAMYIGFL, translated from the coding sequence ATGAGAGAACTTCTTTCTTTACAAAATGATCATGTAAAAGATCTTGTTCGTTTAGCGCATGAAGCAAGCGAACGCAAACACCAACAAAAATTTATTGCAGAAGGTATACGCACCGTTAGCACACTGCTGAAAAGCAAAATGCATTTAGTGGAACTTATCACGACACATTTTATGCTCATGCAAGCTCAAGAAATTGCTTCCGATGAAAAGATTACGGTCGTTTCAGATGCAGTACTTAACAAAATAAGCCCGAGCAGTTCGCCAAGTGGCATTTTAGGCGTTTTTGAGATCCCTCAACATGCAAAAAATGAACCGCTTAGCTCAGGAATTGTGCTCTGCGGCATTTCAGATCCGGGAAATATGGGCACCTTAATCCGCACCTGCGCAGCATTAGAAAAAAAAACAGTCGTAATTCTTGAAGGAGTTGATCCTTTCAATCCAAAAGTAATTCAAGCGACCGCAGGCACGATCGGATTGGTAAATATTATCCAATGTACGTGGCCAGAATTTCTTACACGCAAAAAAGATATGCCGCTTGTTGGCTTGGTGGTGCAAGAAGGCAAACCGATGCATACATTAGCTGAAAATAGTTTATTAATGATCGGCAGCGAGGCGCATGGAATTGCCCAAGATTATCTTGCGGCATGCGATGAACTTATCACTCTTTCAATGCCCGGCGGAACTGAAAGTTTAAATGCTGCGATTGCAGGCTCGATCGCTATGTATATAGGATTCTTATAA